Proteins co-encoded in one Anabas testudineus chromosome 8, fAnaTes1.2, whole genome shotgun sequence genomic window:
- the scaf1 gene encoding splicing factor, arginine/serine-rich 19, whose translation MDLTPASGLKRRLAASSSPSGAREIARSSPNRSPPVSLSSPSSGPSSPFSTSSSNCDNSSAYLNHVKGHTEVSSTSASLSLATQSVPTPTANNINPDFPQPCVDFEGENRRRNMYDPFHPTEGDKDRMKGDDGEGEKYDPFDPTGSPASVDDEDSGKVRGVKRNAEKGDEEEKEEEPPDSTDTLTDLPSPGVRSQLPLRRRVDCSTTKVREQRERADSDHSEIEEGEIVGATDRDKRPAGEILSLNSSSLSFFGSKPERILRVLDGDGFVSVREEASWEVDREPEEEPVVGVEDLRRKLVSRRKERYLSFPASSPLSPQPLPPSSHPPASEPSSPLTPPVDQGSKNHKSSKSSKDRDRQTSKDRKGGEKEEKRKKRRKDKEATQERSKEKERGHKSSKEVKGRRSSRSSSRKRKKRRHSSTEASRSCNSSAKGDHTQRSFSSLSEERHRERERDKDRNRDKERDRDRGRERDRERERERKQNRTSSHRRDERDQDSSSRKRERERKERHDSSNREWDASKRSRRSREKGEGDRDRQRERDRRRDGRPVVPPSIQDLNGSDLFAIKRTITVTTTTTTTTVPGSPRLTQTSPCLSTQDSDKTHKRKKKRKWHSGGEGEDRGSCRSQSHSLSPPRYHSYESEHYSDKLEIDVLSLDGEALDSDYPSLEDTPPVTLPPEPPVPSPKMKTTPKTGRHHPKKKPRTLKKIGQSESSSSSSNRTKSKCLSSLTVTSGSASVSSGLPSAKRTRKIGKDKERDKGSRKDLARSGKSKKESSGSRKGKLQSKVSVLVREGVSSTTGTSVGSGKLGMDLLGPGGTGGGAGGSVVGGSIAVVFCRDNESRSPFLKPCSEPLTLSSRSKDLASMGKRSSLAAPPSSLTSPAGLKSKKTKPSSITSTSSSASSPSSSVATKRRRRMAKKTREKSASTGLPAADGSQTKATSEGWGSVSLETQTAVGDGNKSVSPHTGQAGPAPCSSSSSSSSSSSTSVLPPSSSPPHTPPPSVAPLRDTRESSPDSQTVDSSCKTPDPPFLAEDCPTQTSPTLPASSPTPPQGAGLSIALSTPTAKPPPPDDTSKSLASPPCLSSSAGCGLTSLSSSDPSSSSSVSSSSTSKPPPPPPPPPPAAPALPWSLQTGVDCTTGGVLALTALLFKMEEANIASRAKAQEFIQATSQILSQANQSQSQQHVPPSSASSTQIPPPPSLPPPPGLSPAQFILHSSLPLVGCTKTPPSHLHPSIGSGCAQTPPPIMSVGLSGVTGNSGDTGWDSESKDPDKYLKKLHTQERAVEEVKLAIKPYYQRKDINKDEYKDILRKAVHKICHSRTGEINPVKVSNLVKLYVQRYKYFRKHGRKMDEEDRDDREPGALHSSA comes from the exons ATGGACTTGACTCCAGCATCAGGCTTGAAACGGAGGCTTGCTGCCTCTTCATCCCCAAGTGGAGCTAGAGAAATTGCTAGGAGCTCTCCTAACCGCTCACCACCCGTGTCTCTGTCGTCTCCTTCATCTGGTCCGTCTTCACCTTTTTCTACATCCTCCTCTAACTGCGACAACTCGTCGGCTTATCTGAACCATGTAAAAGGTCATACAGAAGTGTCCTCCacttctgcctctctgtctctagCAACACAGTCTGTCCCAACGCCTACAGCCAATAACATCAATCCAGATTTCCCTCAACCATGTGTTGATTttgagggagaaaacagaaggaGGAACATGTATGATCCTTTTCACCCAACTGAGGGAGACAAGGACAGAATGAAGGGGGACGACGGGGAAGGAGAGAAATATGATCCCTTTGATCCCACTGGTTCCCCAGCATCAGTAGACGATGAAGACAGTGGCAAAGTAAGAGGGGTGAAGAGAAATGCTGAgaaaggagatgaggaggaaaaagaggaagaaccTCCAGACTCCACTGACACTCTGACTGATCTGCCTAGCCCTGGTGTGCGCAGCCAGCTCCCTCTGAGGAGGAGAGTGGATTGTAGCACCACCAAAGTTcgagagcagagggagagggcTGACTCTGATCATTCTGAAATAGAGGAGGGGGAGATAGTTGGGGCGACTGACAGAGATAAGAGACCAGCTGGAGAAATCCTCTCCTTGAACTCTTCCAGCTTGTCCTTTTTTGGTTCAAAGCCAGAACGCATCCTCCGAGTGCTGGATGGGGATGGCTTTGTCTCAGTGCGTGAAGAAGCCAGCTGGGAGGTGGACAGGGAGCCTGAGGAGGAGCCTGTGGTTGGAGTGGAGGATCTGAGAAGGAAGCTGGTCAGCAGGCGGAAAGAAAGATATCTCTCCTTTCCTGcttcttcccctctctctcctcagccaCTACCTCCTTCCTCCCATCCTCCAGCTTCTGAGCCCTCTTCCCCTCTCACGCCTCCTGTGGATCAAGGCAGCAAGAACCACAAGTCCTCCAAGAGTTCCAAGGATCGCGACCGGCAGACAAGTAAGGACAGGAAGGGtggggagaaggaggagaagagaaagaagagaaggaaggacAAAGAGGCAACACAGGAGaggagcaaagaaaaagaaagagggcaCAAGAGCTCAAAAGAGGTTAAAGGAagaaggagcagcaggagcagcagccgaaaaaggaagaaaagacggcacagcagcacagaagcCTCACGATCCTGCAACTCTTCAGCAAAAGGGGATCACACACAACGCTCTTTTTCAAGTCTATCtgaagaaagacacagagaaagggaaagagataaagacagaaatagagacaaagagagggatagagatagagggagagagagagacagagaaagagaaagagagagaaaacaaaatcgCACTAGTAGTCAcagaagagatgaaagagaCCAAGATTCCAGCTctagaaagagggagagggaaagaaaggaaagacaTGATTCAAGCAACAGAGAGTGGGATGCTTCAAAGAGGTCAAGAAGAAGCAGGGAAAAGGGAGAAGGTGACAGAGACAGGCAACGTGAGAGGGACCGTCGAAGAGACGGCCGTCCTGTTGTCCCGCCATCTATCCAAGATCTCAATGGGTCTGACCTGTTTGCCATTAAACGAACTATCACagtcaccaccaccacaaccaccaccactgTACCCGGCTCTCCAAGACTCACGCAGACCTCTCCTTGTCTGTCAACGCAGGACTCCGACAAGACTcacaagagaaagaagaagagaaaatggCATTCAGGTGGAGAGGGGGAGGACCGGGGAAGTTGTCGCAGCCAATCACACTCACTCTCACCACCGAGGTATCATAGCTATGAGTCAGAGCACTATTCAGACAAACTAGAGATTGATGTGTTATCTTTGGATGGTGAGGCACTGGACTCAGACTACCCATCTTTGGAGGATACACCTCCTGTCACCCTTCCTCCAGAACCACCTGTCCCCAGCCCCAAAATGAAGACCACCCCCAAAACTGGACGACATCACCCAAAAAAGAAACCTCGCACGTTAAAGAAAATTGGCCAGTCAgaatcctcctcttcctcttccaacAGAACCAAAAGCAAATGCCTCTCCTCACTGACAGTCACTTCAGGTTCTGCCTCTGTCTCATCTGGCCTACCCTCAGCAAAGCGAACCAGGAAAATTGGAAAGGACAAAGAGAGGGACAAAGGCAGCAGAAAGGATTTGGCTCGCTCTGGCAAATCCAAGAAAGAAAGCAGTGGCAGTCGGAAAGGTAAGCTCCAGTCCAAAGTGTCTGTGCTTGTGCGAGAGGGTGTGAGCAGCACCACAGGCACTTCAGTTGGGTCTGGAAAGCTGGGCATGGATCTCCTAGGGCCAGGAGGTACAGGAGGGGGTGCTGGGGGTTCTGTGGTGGGTGGATCAATTGCAGTAGTTTTTTGCAGGGACAATGAGAGCAGGTCTCCGTTCCTCAAACCTTGTTCAGAGCCACTGACACTGAGCAGCCGCAGTAAAGACCTGGCGAGCATGGGAAAGCGAAGCAGCCTGGCTGCACCTCCGTCCTCCTTAACCAGTCCTGCAGGACTGAAatccaagaaaacaaaacccagCTCCATCACATcgacctcctcctctgcctcctcccccTCATCATCTGTAGCAACCAAACGACGCCGTCGCATGGCAAAAAAGACTAGAGAAAAAAGTGCATCTACAGGATTACCTGCTGCGGATGGCAGCCAAACAAAAGCCACGTCTGAGGGCTGGGGGAGTGTCTCCCTAGAGACTCAGACTGCCGTAGGGGATGGGAACAAGTCAGTCAGTCCACATACAGGCCAAGCTGGCCCTGCTCcctgttcttcctcctcctcctcttcctcttcctcatccacCAGTGTGCTCCCACCATCCTCCTCACCACCACATACACCTCCACCCTCTGTGGCTCCTTTGCGGGACACCAGGGAGTCTTCGCCAGACTCTCAGACTGTGGACAGCAGCTGTAAGACTCCAGACCCTCCTTTTCTAGCTGAGGATTGTCCAACTCAGACCAGCCCCACGCTCCCAGCATCCAGCCCGACACCCCCCCAGGGAGCTGGGCTCAGCATTGCCTTATCTACACCCACTGCCAAACCCCCTCCTCCAGATGATACATCCAAATCGCTTGCCTCACCCCCCTGCTTGTCCTCTTCGGCCGGCTGTGGTCTCACTTCCCTTTCTTCATCAGacccctcttcctcctcctctgtgtcctcttcATCTACTAGCaagccgcctcctcctcctcctcctcctccaccagcagCACCTGCCCTCCCCTGGAGTCTTCAGACTGGCGTGGACTGCACAACTGGAGGAGTTCTAGCAT TGACCGCGCTACTCTTTAAAATGGAGGAGGCCAATATCGCCAGCAGGGCCAAAGCACAAGAGTTCATTCAAGCAACCAGCCAG ATCCTTTCGCAGGCCAATCAGAGCCAGTCCCAGCAGCATGTTCCTCCATCCTCAGCTTCCTCCACTCAaatccctccccctccctctctccctccgcCTCCCGGTCTGAGCCCAGCCCAGTTCATCCTCCACAGCTCTCTGCCACTGGTTGGCTGCACCAAAACTCCACCTTCTCACCTGCACCCCTCCATAGGCAGTGGATGTGCACAGACTCCCCCGCCCATCATGTCTGTGGGGCTGTCAGGAGTGACTGGGAACTCTGGTGACACTGGATGGGACAGTGAAAGCAAAGACCCTGATAAG TACCTGAAGAAGCTGCACACCCAGGAGCGGGCAGTGGAGGAGGTGAAGCTTGCTATCAAACCATACTATCAGCGCAAGGACATCAACAAGGATGAATACAAGGACATCCTCAGGAAAGCTGTGCATAAG ATCTGCCACAGCCGCACTGGAGAAATTAACCCTGTCAAAGTCAGCAACCTCGTAAAGCTGTACGTTCAGCGCTACAAATACTTCCGGAAACACGGACGCAAAATGGATGAGGAAGATAGGGACGACAGGGAGCCAGGAGCACTGCATTCCTCTGCCTGA
- the snrnp70 gene encoding U1 small nuclear ribonucleoprotein 70 kDa, which yields MTQFLPPNLLALFAPRDPIPFLPQLVKLPHEKHHNQPYSGIAPFIRHFEDPRDAPPPTRAETREERLERKRREKIERRQAVMETELKLWDPHNDPNAQGDAFKTLFVARVNYDTTESKLRREFEVYGPIKRIYIVYNKKTGKPRGYAFIEYEHERDMHSAYKHADGKKIDGRRVLVDVERGRTVKGWHPRRLGGGLGGTRRGGADVNIKHSGRDDASRYDDRPLGGDRDRGERRERSREREKDRERRRSRSRERRRRTRSRERERERERPIAAAEEGSGSGSSRRRERERERSRERKRRSRSRDRKRDRERGKGLDGEEVSQGEGVPEGGERVLEEHEEGAEGMEERRDRERDRDRRRSHRDRDRRRGDRDRDREHKRERGERDRGDRREERHSSLRDDMGAQDDMGNEDEGGAPPNMEEYSQDGMMEQQSVPSADGYGSSENGYKMEAPGDEY from the exons ATGACGCAGTTTCTACCCCCTAACCTGCTGGCTCTCTTCGCACCACGGGACCCGATACCCTTCCTACCCCAGCTGGTGAAGTTGCCACATGAGAAACATCACAACCAGCCCTATAGCGGCATTGCAccatttatcagacactttgAG GACCCTAGAGATGCTCCTCCACCTACAAGGGCAGAGACCCGTGAGGAGCGGCTAGAGAGAAAG cgGCGAGAGAAGATTGAGAGGAGGCAAGCtgtgatggagacagaactCAAGCTTT GGGACCCCCATAATGACCCTAATGCACAAGGAGATGCCTTCAAGACTTTGTTTGTTGCACGAGTG AACTATGATACTACAGAGTCCAAGCTTCGCCGAGAGTTTGAGGTCTATGGTCCCATCAAACGG ATTTACATAGTCTACAACAAGAAGACGGGGAAGCCTCGTGGCTATGCGTTCATTGAGTATGAGCATGAACGAGACATGCACT CCGCCTACAAGCATGCAGATGGGAAGAAGATTGACGGCAGAAGGGTGCTGGTGGACGTGGAAAGAGGGCGTACCGTCAAAGGGTGGCATCCTCGCAGGCTAG GTGGTGGTTTGGGTGGCACAAGAAGAGGTGGAGCTGATGTGAACATCAAGCACTCTGGCCGAGATGATGCATCACGTTATGATGACCGCCCCCTGGGGGG TGATCGGGACCGTGGAGAGCGGAGAGAGCGCAGCCGGGAACGGGAAAAGGACAGAGAGCGCAGAAGGTCCCGATCCCGTGAACGCCGTCGCCGTACCCGATCCCGGgagcgagagagggagcgagagagaccGATTGCAGCAGCTGAGGAAGGCAGCGGTAGCGGCAGCAGTCGGCgtagagagcgagagagggagcgGAGCcgagaaaggaagagaaggagcaggagcCGTGATcgcaagagagacagagagagaggcaaggGGTTGGATGGGGAGGAGGTCAGCCAGGGAGAGGGTGTCCCTGAGGGTGGGGAGCGTGTGCTGGAAGAACATGAAGAAGGGGCTGAGGGAATGGAGGAGCGTAGAGACAGGGAAAGGGACAGGGACCGGAGGCGTAGccacagggacagagacaggcGCAGGGGGGAccgggacagagacagagagcacaAGAGGGAGCggggggagagagacagaggggacCGCAGAGAGGAGCGCCACAGCTCTCTACGAGATGACATGGGTGCCCAAGACGACATGGGCAACGAGGATGAGGGAGGAGCGCCACCAAACATGGAGGAGTACAGTCAGGATGGCATGATGGAGCAGCAGTCGGTGCCATCAGCGGACGGCTATGGCTCCAGTGAGAATGGCTACAAGATGGAGGCTCCAGGAGATGAGTACTGA